From a region of the Salinispira pacifica genome:
- a CDS encoding diacylglycerol/polyprenol kinase family protein — MSDHSLPLIVTHKGRIKSISREIRTEIIRKAIHMLIAFVPLLAQSLGRTTAVVLLLTGILFYSFAEALRLKGAHVFLITKLTRLSSRKRDQGHFVLAPVTLGFGALLALTFYPEPAASVAIYALAFGDGLSSLFGKIFGTTKIPYTGGKSLEGSFTCFTAVFFSSFIVLQISFLALSIALFATVLEALPTRDFDNLVLPAGTGLFAALLLM, encoded by the coding sequence ATGAGCGATCACAGTTTACCATTAATCGTTACACATAAAGGCAGGATCAAGTCAATCTCCAGGGAAATCCGGACGGAAATCATCCGCAAGGCCATCCATATGCTCATAGCCTTTGTACCCCTGCTGGCCCAGTCGCTGGGACGCACAACAGCGGTGGTTCTTCTGCTTACCGGTATCCTTTTTTACAGTTTTGCCGAAGCTCTTCGGCTGAAGGGCGCACATGTATTCCTGATCACCAAGCTCACCCGACTCTCATCCCGAAAACGGGATCAGGGACATTTTGTACTTGCTCCGGTCACCCTGGGCTTCGGAGCCCTGCTGGCCCTTACGTTTTATCCTGAGCCTGCCGCATCTGTAGCCATATATGCTCTGGCCTTTGGAGACGGTCTTTCCAGTCTCTTCGGAAAGATATTCGGAACCACCAAAATACCTTATACGGGCGGAAAATCACTGGAAGGTTCATTCACATGTTTCACTGCAGTATTCTTCAGCAGTTTTATCGTTCTGCAAATCAGTTTTCTGGCACTGAGCATTGCACTGTTTGCAACGGTACTTGAAGCTCTGCCCACACGGGACTTCGACAATCTGGTGCTTCCTGCAGGAACCGGTCTGTTTGCAGCCCTCCTGCTTATGTAG
- a CDS encoding glycoside hydrolase family 3 protein, producing MKALRSLTKLLGVSLLIVALYAALINSSCGGRAAEENRTDSPTEGGESAFPAYSDPAWRILSEMSLDEKIGQLLLVQLRYDTRGQGLLELGEAEKALLGDLAPGGVILFRENMDETEQLVNLNRGIIQHSSYPPFIAADEEGGLVRRLPRSGKIPVTPVPSAEEIARHGTEHLRRLYGILARELRVLGFNMNFAPVADIQSDPDNELVATRSFGTTPEEVIPYIRSAVEALQEQGVISVLKHFPGHGESSGDSHYEVISLPFNLDRLREVELKPFQAGILAGALGIMTAHLYFPEIEPRNIPASLSPVFNRDLLRQEMGFNGIIITDALEMQGLRAVDSPEEAGVMAIEAGSDMLLIPPSPYAQRDAIRTAVIRREISPRRLDEAVHRIISVKITQGIWYNQDMPDLQKARNLLGREGEPQN from the coding sequence ATGAAAGCCCTGCGGTCCCTGACAAAACTGCTCGGAGTATCTTTATTAATAGTAGCACTGTATGCGGCACTGATCAACAGTTCTTGCGGAGGCAGGGCGGCAGAAGAAAACCGTACTGATTCCCCGACAGAGGGTGGCGAGTCAGCCTTCCCCGCCTATTCCGATCCCGCCTGGAGGATTCTGTCGGAGATGAGTCTGGACGAGAAGATCGGGCAGCTTCTTCTCGTCCAGCTCCGCTACGATACCCGGGGACAAGGACTGCTTGAATTGGGTGAGGCTGAAAAAGCGCTCTTAGGAGACCTGGCCCCCGGCGGAGTCATACTTTTCAGGGAAAACATGGATGAGACGGAACAGCTCGTCAATCTGAACAGGGGCATAATACAGCACAGCAGCTACCCGCCCTTTATTGCCGCCGATGAGGAGGGCGGGCTGGTGCGCCGCCTCCCCAGAAGCGGAAAAATTCCCGTTACCCCGGTTCCCAGCGCAGAAGAGATCGCCCGGCACGGGACAGAACATCTTCGGCGGTTATACGGCATATTGGCCCGGGAACTGCGGGTGCTTGGTTTTAACATGAATTTTGCCCCGGTGGCCGATATTCAAAGCGATCCGGACAATGAGTTGGTGGCTACCAGATCCTTCGGCACCACCCCGGAGGAGGTGATCCCCTATATCCGCAGCGCCGTGGAAGCCCTGCAGGAACAAGGGGTTATTTCGGTACTCAAGCACTTTCCCGGCCATGGAGAGAGTTCCGGGGACAGCCATTATGAGGTGATCAGTTTGCCCTTTAACCTGGACCGGCTTCGGGAAGTGGAGCTAAAGCCCTTTCAGGCGGGAATCCTGGCCGGCGCACTGGGCATTATGACAGCCCACCTCTATTTTCCGGAAATCGAGCCCCGGAACATTCCTGCATCTCTTTCACCGGTTTTCAACAGAGATCTACTCAGGCAGGAGATGGGGTTTAACGGGATTATAATTACGGACGCTCTGGAGATGCAGGGCTTGAGGGCAGTGGACAGCCCCGAGGAGGCCGGGGTTATGGCCATAGAGGCGGGCTCGGACATGCTTCTGATTCCTCCGTCCCCGTATGCTCAGAGGGACGCCATCCGTACCGCGGTTATCCGCAGGGAAATTTCGCCCCGGAGACTGGATGAGGCGGTACACAGAATAATTTCTGTGAAAATTACTCAGGGAATATGGTATAATCAGGATATGCCGGATCTCCAGAAAGCCCGGAATCTTCTTGGCCGGGAGGGAGAACCGCAGAACTAG
- a CDS encoding SDR family NAD(P)-dependent oxidoreductase translates to MGFTFQDSRVIITGGAGGIGRETSLLLLGLGARLAVWDFNKDALDAFQQECANLGYSIHCEICDVTDYPEVDRALARSVEALSGLDVLINNAGYVANGFFQEREFHFWSRTLTINLEALMYLSYQSLETLEKSSDSRIVNISSAAGVIGTAGLAAYSAAKWGVWGFSEALRQEIHTRGNTNPGVTTIHPSYLAKGMFEGARLKGLGALIVPLVKSHKDVAKAIVRSIRKRKNRVMLPRSVASAIFFRAILPDSWFQGFTRLLNVHSSMSGWKGQGRSID, encoded by the coding sequence ATGGGGTTCACGTTTCAGGACAGCAGAGTGATTATCACCGGAGGAGCCGGCGGAATCGGCCGGGAAACGTCTTTGCTTCTTCTGGGGCTTGGTGCCAGACTTGCGGTGTGGGATTTCAACAAGGATGCGCTGGATGCCTTTCAGCAGGAGTGCGCAAATCTGGGTTACAGCATCCATTGCGAAATTTGCGATGTGACTGATTATCCGGAGGTTGACCGGGCCCTGGCACGGTCGGTGGAGGCTCTCTCGGGCCTGGATGTACTCATCAACAATGCGGGATATGTGGCCAACGGGTTTTTTCAGGAGCGGGAATTTCATTTCTGGTCCCGTACCCTTACTATCAACCTCGAAGCACTGATGTATCTCAGTTATCAGTCCCTGGAGACACTGGAAAAATCCTCAGATTCACGAATTGTGAATATCTCTTCAGCTGCGGGTGTGATCGGTACCGCAGGTCTTGCGGCCTATTCCGCTGCAAAATGGGGTGTATGGGGGTTCTCGGAGGCTCTTCGGCAGGAAATCCATACCAGGGGAAATACCAATCCGGGGGTCACCACCATTCATCCGTCCTATCTGGCCAAAGGAATGTTTGAGGGAGCACGGCTGAAAGGGCTGGGAGCACTCATTGTTCCGCTGGTGAAAAGTCATAAAGATGTGGCGAAAGCCATCGTGCGAAGCATCCGGAAGCGAAAAAACCGTGTAATGCTTCCCCGCTCGGTGGCGTCTGCGATATTCTTCCGGGCCATTCTTCCAGATTCCTGGTTTCAGGGGTTCACACGGCTTTTGAATGTTCACAGCAGTATGTCAGGGTGGAAGGGACAGGGACGATCCATTGACTGA
- a CDS encoding Re/Si-specific NAD(P)(+) transhydrogenase subunit alpha: MVIGIPKELYPGENRVACAPSQVQKLVKAGHQLMVEKDAGFMSGYTDDSYTEKGAEVVGRDDLFSRADVIFTVRSGAAAGDQGAKDASHMKDGQMVIGTMDPYQPHPSFEIFRDKHISSFALELIPRITRAQSMDVLSSMANLAGYKAVLLAAGELSKMFPMMMTAAGTIVPAKVFIVGVGVAGLQAIATAKRLGAVVSAYDIRPAVKEQVQSLGAKFVEMELETDSAEGSGGYAREMDEDFYRKQRQMMTDVIGDSDVVITTAAIPGKKSPVLVTGEMVDAMNPGSVIVDMAVERGGNCELSRAGETVDHKGVKILGPVNIPSTLAYHASQLYGKNIETFFLNFFDKEGNFSIDMEDEIISSTMLTHNGELPVEERKRILGL; the protein is encoded by the coding sequence ATGGTAATAGGCATTCCAAAGGAATTGTATCCCGGTGAGAACCGGGTGGCTTGTGCACCCTCCCAGGTGCAGAAGCTGGTCAAAGCCGGGCATCAGCTGATGGTTGAAAAGGATGCCGGTTTTATGTCGGGGTATACCGATGACAGCTATACAGAGAAGGGCGCCGAGGTGGTGGGCAGAGATGATCTGTTCTCACGAGCTGATGTTATTTTTACGGTGCGCAGCGGTGCTGCGGCCGGAGATCAGGGAGCCAAGGATGCATCTCACATGAAAGACGGTCAGATGGTGATCGGCACAATGGATCCATATCAGCCCCACCCCAGTTTTGAGATCTTTCGGGATAAGCATATCAGCAGTTTTGCCCTGGAGCTGATCCCGAGGATCACCCGGGCGCAGAGCATGGATGTACTTTCCTCCATGGCGAATCTTGCCGGCTACAAGGCTGTGCTTCTGGCTGCCGGAGAGCTTTCGAAGATGTTTCCCATGATGATGACCGCAGCAGGTACAATTGTGCCGGCGAAAGTATTTATTGTGGGAGTGGGTGTAGCCGGTCTACAGGCCATAGCCACCGCAAAGCGGCTGGGGGCGGTTGTCTCCGCCTACGATATCAGACCTGCGGTAAAAGAACAGGTCCAGAGCCTGGGCGCCAAATTTGTTGAAATGGAACTTGAAACTGACAGTGCCGAAGGAAGCGGCGGATATGCCCGGGAAATGGATGAGGACTTTTACCGGAAACAGCGGCAGATGATGACCGACGTAATCGGTGACAGTGATGTGGTAATCACAACTGCCGCAATTCCCGGGAAAAAATCTCCGGTGCTGGTTACCGGGGAAATGGTGGATGCAATGAATCCGGGTTCAGTAATTGTGGATATGGCCGTGGAACGGGGCGGTAACTGCGAACTGTCCAGGGCCGGAGAAACGGTGGATCATAAAGGGGTGAAAATCCTCGGGCCGGTGAATATTCCCTCAACCCTGGCGTATCACGCCAGTCAGCTGTATGGAAAAAACATCGAAACCTTCTTTCTGAATTTTTTCGACAAGGAAGGGAACTTTTCCATCGACATGGAAGATGAAATCATCAGCTCCACCATGCTTACCCATAATGGTGAGCTGCCTGTGGAAGAGCGAAAACGAATTCTGGGATTATAA
- a CDS encoding NAD(P) transhydrogenase subunit alpha: MELLQLLTVFVLAVFLGFELITKVPPILHTPLMSGSNAISGITVIGALIATGAENTRLGMILGMVALIFATINVVGGYLVTHRMLGKFKKK; this comes from the coding sequence ATGGAACTTTTACAACTGCTGACCGTATTTGTGCTGGCGGTATTTCTCGGTTTTGAGTTGATAACCAAGGTGCCGCCCATACTTCATACGCCGCTGATGTCCGGCTCGAATGCCATCTCCGGAATAACCGTGATCGGTGCACTCATTGCCACAGGTGCTGAGAACACCCGTCTTGGAATGATTCTGGGAATGGTGGCTCTGATCTTTGCCACCATCAATGTGGTGGGAGGATATCTGGTAACTCATCGAATGCTGGGCAAATTCAAAAAGAAATAG
- a CDS encoding NAD(P)(+) transhydrogenase (Re/Si-specific) subunit beta: MNVLIAGMYLIAAVFFTLGLKGLSHPRSAVGGNFLSAVGMLIAIVATLLNAEILSFQLIIIGMAAGAVIGTIIALTIKMTAMPQMVGLFNGFGGGASVLVATAALFEAVTGGGAGVSGASTVDLQFLIATVLSALIGAVTFWGSLVAFGKLSGIVTEKAVRYPADQFVKALAGAGILVLAVLLVMNPGNLLYLWLLIGLSSILGLLLTIPIGGADMPIVIALLNSYSGLAAAATGFVISNSILIIAGSLVGASGIILTQIMCRAMNRSLLNVLFGGLGAADDDDTETADEMYAGKVKSTSPDEVAMILKMAQRVVFVPGYGMAVARAQTAVRQLTEIMEQEGIEVEFGIHPVAGRMPGHMNVLLAEENISYDKLKEMDVINPGFSNTDVTIVLGANDVVNPLAREASGSPISGMPILDVDKSRTVVVIKRSLSPGFAGIPNPLFAADNSLMLFGDGKDMVEQLVAAFKEA, translated from the coding sequence ATGAACGTTTTAATAGCCGGTATGTACCTGATTGCCGCGGTATTTTTTACCCTGGGTTTAAAAGGGCTTTCCCATCCCCGGTCTGCGGTGGGCGGCAACTTCCTGAGTGCCGTGGGGATGCTTATTGCCATTGTGGCAACCCTACTGAATGCTGAAATACTGAGTTTCCAGCTGATCATTATCGGGATGGCCGCAGGGGCTGTGATCGGTACCATCATTGCTCTTACAATCAAAATGACAGCCATGCCGCAGATGGTGGGGCTGTTCAACGGTTTCGGAGGCGGGGCTTCAGTTCTTGTTGCAACCGCCGCACTGTTTGAAGCCGTCACAGGCGGCGGTGCCGGGGTAAGCGGAGCGTCAACGGTGGATCTTCAGTTTCTGATAGCCACCGTATTATCCGCATTGATCGGTGCGGTGACCTTCTGGGGATCTCTGGTTGCCTTCGGCAAGCTTTCCGGTATTGTGACTGAAAAAGCGGTGCGCTACCCTGCCGACCAGTTTGTGAAAGCCCTGGCGGGGGCCGGAATCCTGGTTCTTGCAGTGCTTCTGGTCATGAATCCCGGAAACCTCCTGTACCTGTGGCTGCTCATCGGGCTTTCTTCAATTCTGGGGCTGCTGCTTACCATACCCATCGGCGGGGCGGATATGCCCATAGTTATCGCCCTTTTAAATTCATACTCGGGTCTTGCTGCTGCGGCAACCGGTTTTGTCATAAGCAACAGTATCCTGATTATCGCCGGTTCCCTGGTGGGTGCTTCGGGAATTATCCTCACTCAGATTATGTGCAGGGCCATGAACCGGAGTCTGTTGAACGTACTGTTCGGCGGGCTGGGTGCTGCGGATGACGACGACACGGAAACTGCAGATGAAATGTATGCAGGTAAGGTAAAGTCCACATCACCGGATGAGGTTGCCATGATTCTGAAAATGGCCCAGCGTGTGGTATTTGTACCCGGCTACGGTATGGCGGTGGCAAGGGCGCAGACTGCTGTTCGCCAGCTTACAGAGATTATGGAGCAGGAAGGTATAGAAGTGGAATTCGGGATTCATCCGGTTGCGGGGCGTATGCCCGGACACATGAATGTTCTCCTTGCCGAGGAAAATATCTCCTATGACAAGCTGAAGGAAATGGACGTGATCAACCCCGGTTTCAGCAATACCGATGTCACCATCGTGCTGGGCGCCAATGATGTGGTGAACCCACTGGCCAGGGAAGCCAGCGGCAGCCCCATCAGCGGAATGCCCATTCTGGATGTGGATAAAAGCCGCACGGTGGTTGTGATCAAGCGGAGTCTAAGCCCCGGTTTTGCAGGGATTCCCAACCCTCTCTTTGCCGCAGACAATTCGCTCATGCTGTTCGGAGACGGAAAAGATATGGTTGAGCAGCTGGTGGCTGCGTTCAAGGAAGCCTGA
- a CDS encoding HD domain-containing phosphohydrolase encodes MSVITSDSDKLREIIAIDSELNKIQDQDILLERILSVARRITNADAGSIYIKRDNNLDIKYAQNDTLQKDLDPGQKLIYKFFTLPVNSKSIAGYCASEKKLLNIPDYYGIPKDAPYSHNAKYDKDAGYLSKSMLAIPLLNNMGACLGVLQIINKMDDEGELIAFTNEDEQLVRHFAVNVVIALEKAQMTRAILQRMVQMAELRDPKETGPHVNRVAGFSVELYDRWAFKMGIPEHKRNKDRDIFRMASMLHDVGKVGISDTILKKPGRFDEDEYSIMKSHTLIGARLFRDSQSEFDQVAQTVVLNHHENWDGTGYPGHIDLDTGNALKTDEDGRVLGKKGTEIPVFGRIVAIADVYDALRCKRVYKEAWKEEDVLEEIRKLSGTKFDPDLVDIFFEVYDRLQTVADQYPDESE; translated from the coding sequence ATGTCTGTGATTACCAGTGATAGTGATAAACTGAGGGAGATTATCGCAATTGATTCTGAACTCAACAAGATTCAGGATCAGGATATACTCCTTGAACGGATCCTTTCTGTTGCCCGCCGCATTACCAACGCAGATGCGGGATCCATATATATAAAACGCGATAATAATCTGGATATAAAGTACGCCCAGAATGATACTCTACAGAAAGACCTGGATCCCGGTCAAAAACTGATTTATAAGTTTTTCACCCTGCCTGTAAACTCCAAATCCATTGCCGGCTACTGCGCTTCCGAGAAAAAGCTTCTGAACATTCCAGACTACTACGGCATTCCCAAAGATGCTCCCTACTCCCACAATGCAAAATATGACAAGGATGCGGGATACCTGTCCAAATCAATGCTGGCCATCCCCCTTCTCAACAATATGGGTGCGTGCCTGGGGGTGCTGCAGATCATTAATAAGATGGACGATGAGGGTGAACTGATCGCCTTTACCAATGAAGATGAGCAGCTGGTTCGCCATTTTGCGGTAAATGTAGTCATTGCACTGGAGAAGGCTCAGATGACCCGTGCCATCCTGCAGCGAATGGTTCAGATGGCCGAATTGAGAGACCCCAAAGAAACCGGTCCCCATGTAAACCGGGTTGCCGGTTTCAGCGTTGAACTGTATGACCGCTGGGCATTTAAAATGGGCATTCCTGAACATAAGCGGAACAAGGACCGGGATATTTTCCGAATGGCCTCCATGCTGCATGATGTGGGCAAAGTGGGAATATCCGACACAATCCTGAAAAAGCCCGGCCGATTCGATGAAGATGAATACAGCATTATGAAATCCCATACCCTGATCGGTGCACGGCTGTTCAGGGACAGCCAGTCGGAATTTGATCAGGTAGCCCAGACGGTGGTGTTGAATCATCATGAAAACTGGGACGGCACGGGCTATCCGGGGCATATTGATCTTGATACCGGAAATGCGCTGAAAACCGATGAGGACGGCCGCGTTCTGGGAAAAAAAGGTACCGAAATTCCGGTTTTCGGGAGGATTGTGGCCATAGCCGACGTATATGACGCTCTTCGCTGCAAACGCGTGTATAAGGAAGCATGGAAAGAGGAGGACGTCCTGGAAGAAATCAGAAAACTTTCAGGCACGAAATTCGACCCCGACCTTGTGGATATCTTCTTTGAAGTCTACGACAGACTGCAGACCGTGGCAGATCAGTATCCTGACGAAAGCGAATAG
- the rpmB gene encoding 50S ribosomal protein L28 — MARKCKISGKKPLSGHKVSKSNIKTNKWQRPNMQTKKIYDPELGREVRLRLSTRALRSISKVGLSAYLRKKGLTLKEVM, encoded by the coding sequence GTGGCAAGGAAATGTAAAATAAGCGGAAAAAAGCCTCTCTCTGGTCATAAAGTTTCAAAGTCTAACATCAAGACTAACAAATGGCAGAGACCTAACATGCAGACCAAGAAGATCTACGATCCCGAACTGGGACGCGAAGTACGCCTTCGCCTCTCCACCCGGGCACTGCGAAGCATCTCCAAGGTAGGCCTTTCCGCATATCTGCGCAAGAAAGGACTCACACTCAAGGAAGTAATGTAG
- the rpmG gene encoding 50S ribosomal protein L33, which translates to MAKAAKGATKVRLKSTESGHCYYTTKNKRNLPNKMELKKYDPIVRKHVLYKETSKF; encoded by the coding sequence ATGGCAAAAGCAGCAAAGGGTGCCACCAAAGTGCGTCTGAAAAGCACTGAGAGCGGTCACTGCTACTATACAACCAAAAACAAGCGGAACTTACCCAATAAAATGGAACTTAAAAAGTACGATCCAATTGTTCGCAAGCACGTACTTTATAAGGAAACCAGCAAGTTCTAA
- a CDS encoding DUF4914 family protein, whose amino-acid sequence MKQKYLNRLNVSSDIREILENNHVILPESRQELLDLTFQGRPDEFEVSYDIPGKGKYVEARVTRCKNGASVNYTEAYMRRRDPNAMLIADEKPTDKETYSQRYGTSFDPTRTETMDWFNSLGEVVVLPFLSGNDRFSGYPSLLIAPSNAGFFVTGLADLQGFIPASQIPEDFSPRAVLYVAPPFRHTHFDGKQVVVHNRTDELHELFCYNLYPGPSAKKGVYGVLLTIGEEEHWTTLHSSAVRLVTPYDNEFVILHEGASGGGKSEMTQAIHRESDGRILMAKNTVTKDDFYLELHDTCDLHPIADDMAIAHHAENGKLIISDAENGWFLRVDHLNEYGKEPYIEKLCIDPPEPLIYLNIDGKPGATALIWEHTMDEPGKPCPNPRVIMPRKFVDNTVEGKVSVDVRSFGVRTPPATREKPSYGIIGMMHILPPALGWLWRLVAPRGHANPSIVATKGLSSEGVGSYWPFATGKRVNQANILLDVTRNTPETDHILIPNQYIGAYHVGFKAEWIVREYVARRGSVKFREGQLVESRCPLLGYTLPNLRVNGQTIPHTLLHVQDQTEVGKEGYDAGAKILGDFFKQELEQYLTPELDPMGRKIIELVMNDAGLEELVSVMEN is encoded by the coding sequence ATGAAACAAAAGTACCTTAACCGACTGAATGTATCTTCGGATATTCGTGAAATTCTTGAGAATAACCACGTCATTTTGCCGGAAAGCCGGCAGGAACTTCTGGACCTGACCTTTCAGGGACGGCCCGATGAGTTCGAGGTGAGTTATGATATTCCCGGCAAAGGGAAATATGTTGAAGCCCGGGTGACCCGCTGCAAAAACGGTGCTTCAGTGAATTACACTGAAGCCTATATGCGGCGTCGGGATCCCAATGCCATGCTGATTGCGGATGAAAAACCCACGGATAAGGAAACCTATTCCCAGCGCTACGGTACCTCTTTCGATCCGACCAGAACAGAGACAATGGACTGGTTCAATTCTCTTGGTGAGGTGGTGGTTCTCCCCTTCCTCAGCGGGAACGACCGTTTCTCAGGCTATCCTTCTCTCCTGATTGCCCCCTCAAATGCAGGGTTTTTCGTAACCGGCCTGGCTGATCTCCAGGGATTCATACCCGCGTCCCAGATCCCCGAGGATTTTTCACCCCGGGCCGTACTCTATGTGGCCCCCCCGTTCCGGCACACCCATTTTGACGGAAAGCAGGTTGTTGTGCATAACCGTACTGATGAGCTCCATGAGCTGTTTTGCTACAATCTGTATCCAGGGCCAAGCGCAAAGAAAGGAGTGTACGGCGTCCTGCTCACAATCGGAGAGGAGGAGCACTGGACAACGCTTCATTCTTCGGCGGTCCGCCTGGTGACTCCCTATGACAACGAGTTTGTCATTCTCCATGAGGGAGCTTCAGGAGGAGGGAAAAGCGAAATGACCCAGGCCATCCACCGTGAAAGCGACGGCCGTATACTCATGGCGAAAAATACCGTTACCAAGGATGATTTCTACCTGGAACTGCATGACACCTGTGACCTGCATCCCATTGCCGATGATATGGCCATAGCCCACCATGCCGAGAACGGTAAACTCATTATCAGCGATGCTGAAAACGGCTGGTTCCTTCGGGTGGATCATCTTAACGAATACGGAAAAGAACCCTACATAGAAAAACTCTGCATAGATCCTCCGGAACCCCTCATATATCTGAATATCGATGGAAAGCCCGGAGCCACTGCCCTCATATGGGAACACACCATGGATGAGCCGGGAAAACCCTGCCCCAACCCCCGGGTAATCATGCCCCGGAAGTTTGTTGATAACACCGTGGAGGGAAAGGTTTCTGTTGATGTCAGGAGCTTCGGGGTCCGCACCCCCCCTGCCACCCGGGAAAAACCCAGCTACGGAATTATCGGGATGATGCATATTCTTCCCCCTGCACTGGGCTGGCTCTGGAGACTTGTTGCCCCCCGGGGACATGCGAACCCCAGCATTGTGGCCACCAAAGGGCTTTCCAGCGAGGGAGTCGGTTCCTACTGGCCCTTTGCAACCGGCAAACGGGTGAACCAGGCCAACATCCTGCTGGATGTGACCAGGAACACGCCGGAGACCGACCATATTCTTATTCCCAACCAGTATATCGGAGCCTATCATGTGGGGTTCAAAGCAGAATGGATTGTCCGGGAATACGTTGCCCGGCGGGGATCCGTGAAATTCCGGGAAGGCCAGCTTGTGGAAAGCAGGTGTCCCCTTCTTGGGTACACCCTTCCCAATCTCCGGGTGAACGGTCAGACCATTCCCCACACTCTGCTGCATGTGCAGGATCAGACAGAGGTTGGAAAAGAAGGGTATGACGCCGGTGCGAAAATTCTGGGAGATTTTTTCAAACAGGAGCTTGAACAGTATCTCACCCCTGAACTGGATCCAATGGGAAGAAAAATCATAGAACTGGTGATGAATGATGCAGGACTTGAAGAACTGGTTTCTGTAATGGAGAATTAG